A section of the Bradyrhizobium oligotrophicum S58 genome encodes:
- a CDS encoding N-carbamoyl-D-amino-acid hydrolase, which produces MPRFVNVAIGQLGPIAKSETRTAVVARLSALMRQAHANGCDLIVYPELALTTFFPRWYMADQAEIDLYFEREMPGRDTQALFALAKELRIGFCLGYAELTIEDGIVRRYNTAILVDKDARIVSKYRKVHLPGHAEHEPWRKFQHLEKRYFEPGKSFGVANAFGGVIGMAICNDRRWPETYRVMGLQGVEMVLIGYNTPVHNPPAPEHDDLSLFHNRLVMQSGAYQNGTWVIGVAKGGIEEGIDHIAGSCIIAPSGEIVAACATKGDEIALARCDLDLCNSYKQTIFNFDVHRQPQAYGMIVERKGTALMADGSPVQKE; this is translated from the coding sequence ATGCCGCGCTTCGTCAACGTCGCCATTGGTCAGCTCGGCCCGATTGCCAAGAGCGAGACGAGGACCGCGGTGGTTGCGCGGCTGAGCGCGCTGATGCGACAGGCGCACGCCAATGGCTGCGACCTGATCGTCTATCCCGAGCTCGCGCTGACGACCTTCTTCCCGCGCTGGTACATGGCCGATCAGGCCGAGATCGATCTCTATTTCGAGCGCGAGATGCCGGGGCGGGACACGCAGGCCTTGTTCGCGCTCGCGAAGGAGCTGCGCATCGGCTTCTGCCTGGGGTATGCCGAGCTCACGATCGAAGACGGCATCGTGCGCCGCTACAACACCGCCATTCTCGTCGACAAGGACGCGCGTATCGTCTCGAAATACCGCAAGGTGCATCTGCCGGGACATGCCGAGCACGAGCCGTGGCGCAAGTTCCAGCATCTGGAAAAGCGCTATTTCGAGCCGGGGAAGTCTTTCGGCGTGGCGAATGCGTTCGGCGGTGTCATCGGCATGGCGATCTGCAACGACCGCCGCTGGCCCGAGACCTATCGCGTGATGGGATTGCAGGGCGTGGAGATGGTGCTGATCGGCTACAACACGCCGGTGCACAATCCGCCCGCGCCGGAGCATGACGACCTCTCGCTGTTCCACAACCGCCTCGTGATGCAGTCCGGTGCCTATCAGAACGGCACCTGGGTGATCGGCGTCGCCAAGGGCGGCATCGAGGAGGGCATCGACCACATCGCCGGCAGCTGCATCATCGCCCCCTCGGGCGAGATCGTGGCCGCCTGCGCCACCAAGGGCGACGAGATCGCGCTGGCGCGCTGTGACCTCGATCTGTGCAACTCCTACAAGCAGACGATCTTCAATTTCGACGTCCATCGCCAGCCGCAGGCCTACGGCATGATCGTCGAGCGCAAGGGCACGGCGCTGATGGCGGATGGTTCGCCGGTGCAGAAAGAGTGA
- a CDS encoding ABC transporter substrate-binding protein, whose amino-acid sequence MDRRTVLKGLAGAGGLALTGFAAPAIAQGAAARTLRFVPQANLANFDPIWGTQYVVRNAAAMVWDTLYGIDDQFVPQRQMVESEEVSSDGLTWTFKLRPGLKFHDGTPVLAKDVVASLTRWSARDPMGLMLKAIQNELTAVDDKTFKWVLKQPYPKMLFALGKGNAPCAFIMPERIAQTDPFKQMTEYVGSGPFKFAKGEWVPGAKAVFEKFTDYVPREEKPVWLAGGKKVLVDRVEWVIMPDPATAAAALQNGEVDWWENPITDLVPVLKSNKNIGVDIGDPLGNVGSFRMNHLHAPFNNVKARQAILMALSQEDYMRALVGDDNALWKPLPGFFTPDTPLYTEAGGDILKGKRDFAGAKKLLEEAGYKGEPITCVVAQDQPITKAFGDVTADLLKKLGMNVDFVATDWGTVGARRAQKTPPAQGGWHMFHTWHAGADCINPAAYTALRANGDKAWFGWPTSEPVETEITNWFAAKSLDEEKAVAARINKAAIDDVVFAPTGFFLGYTAWRKTVSGVTKGPIPLFWGVSKTA is encoded by the coding sequence ATGGATCGCAGAACGGTATTGAAGGGATTGGCGGGCGCGGGTGGCCTGGCTCTGACGGGGTTTGCGGCGCCGGCGATTGCGCAAGGTGCGGCCGCACGCACGCTGCGTTTTGTCCCGCAGGCCAATCTCGCCAATTTCGATCCGATCTGGGGCACGCAATATGTCGTGCGCAACGCGGCCGCGATGGTGTGGGACACGCTGTACGGCATCGACGACCAGTTCGTGCCGCAGCGCCAGATGGTGGAGTCCGAGGAGGTCTCGTCCGATGGCCTGACCTGGACCTTCAAGCTGCGCCCCGGCCTGAAATTTCACGACGGCACGCCGGTGCTCGCCAAGGACGTCGTCGCCAGCCTCACGCGCTGGTCGGCGCGCGACCCGATGGGCCTGATGCTCAAGGCCATCCAGAACGAACTCACCGCGGTCGACGACAAGACCTTCAAATGGGTGCTGAAGCAGCCTTACCCGAAGATGCTGTTCGCGCTCGGCAAGGGCAACGCGCCGTGCGCCTTCATCATGCCCGAGCGCATCGCGCAGACCGATCCGTTCAAGCAGATGACCGAATATGTCGGCTCCGGCCCGTTCAAATTCGCCAAGGGCGAGTGGGTGCCCGGCGCGAAAGCCGTGTTCGAGAAGTTCACCGATTACGTGCCGCGCGAGGAAAAGCCGGTGTGGCTTGCCGGCGGCAAGAAGGTGCTGGTCGATCGCGTCGAGTGGGTGATCATGCCGGATCCGGCGACGGCCGCCGCCGCGCTGCAGAACGGCGAGGTCGACTGGTGGGAGAACCCGATCACCGATCTGGTGCCCGTTCTGAAGAGCAACAAGAACATCGGCGTCGACATCGGCGATCCCCTCGGCAATGTCGGCTCGTTCCGCATGAATCATCTGCACGCGCCGTTCAACAACGTGAAGGCGCGCCAGGCGATCCTGATGGCGCTGAGCCAGGAAGACTACATGCGCGCGCTGGTCGGCGACGACAACGCGCTGTGGAAGCCGCTGCCCGGTTTCTTCACGCCGGACACGCCGCTCTACACCGAGGCCGGCGGTGACATCCTCAAGGGCAAGCGCGATTTCGCCGGCGCCAAGAAGCTGCTCGAGGAGGCCGGCTACAAGGGCGAGCCGATCACCTGCGTCGTCGCGCAGGACCAGCCGATCACCAAGGCGTTCGGCGACGTCACCGCGGATCTCCTGAAGAAGCTCGGCATGAATGTTGACTTCGTCGCCACCGACTGGGGCACCGTCGGCGCCCGCCGCGCCCAGAAGACACCGCCCGCGCAAGGCGGCTGGCACATGTTCCACACCTGGCATGCGGGGGCCGACTGCATCAACCCGGCCGCCTACACCGCGCTGCGCGCCAATGGCGACAAGGCCTGGTTCGGCTGGCCGACCAGCGAGCCGGTGGAGACGGAGATCACCAACTGGTTCGCCGCCAAGTCGCTCGACGAGGAGAAGGCGGTTGCCGCGCGCATCAACAAGGCCGCGATCGACGACGTGGTGTTCGCACCCACCGGGTTCTTCCTCGGCTACACCGCGTGGCGCAAGACCGTCTCCGGCGTGACCAAGGGGCCGATCCC
- a CDS encoding aldehyde dehydrogenase family protein, giving the protein MTHFIDPRLRAATLPFWPDVEIIGSHVGGEPVIGTGATVTVNDPATGKVLFSYADAGADVAATAAQAAAAGQAEWAKVTAAGRGRIMQAIARAILANAEPLAQLEALSAGKPIRDTRGEVAKVAEMFEYYAGWADKFHGDVIPVPTSHLNYTRREPMGVVLQITPWNAPVFTAGWQIAPAISMGNAVLLKPSELTPLTSLALAVIAEGAGLPKGVVNVLAGFGHTTGQAALAQPAVKKVVFVGSVPTGRLIGEAAARRLVPSVLELGGKSANIVFDDADLKRAAVGAQAAIFGGAGQSCVAGSRLLVQSAVYDRFVDLVAQGAAKIRCGNPLSPDTEVGPINNARQYDHVLSLIREGAEEGAEIVTGSHGETQFGGYYVSPTVLKNVTNAMGIARKEVFGPVVAAIRFDTEEEAIAIANDSEFGLAGAVWTNDVARAHRVAAGVKAGTFWINAYKTINVASPFGGYNNSGHGRSSGVEALYEYTQVKSVWVETAAEPAAAFGYAPGIRE; this is encoded by the coding sequence ATGACCCATTTCATCGATCCCCGTTTGCGCGCAGCCACGCTGCCGTTCTGGCCTGATGTCGAGATCATCGGCTCGCATGTCGGCGGCGAGCCCGTCATCGGCACTGGCGCGACCGTCACCGTGAACGATCCCGCGACCGGCAAGGTGCTGTTCAGCTATGCCGATGCCGGCGCCGATGTCGCCGCGACCGCGGCGCAGGCTGCAGCGGCCGGGCAGGCGGAATGGGCGAAGGTAACCGCCGCGGGCCGCGGCCGCATCATGCAGGCCATCGCGCGGGCGATCCTCGCCAATGCTGAGCCGCTCGCACAGCTCGAAGCGCTCTCGGCGGGCAAGCCGATCCGCGACACCAGAGGCGAGGTCGCCAAGGTCGCGGAGATGTTCGAGTACTACGCAGGCTGGGCCGACAAATTCCACGGTGACGTCATCCCGGTGCCGACGAGCCATCTCAACTACACCCGCCGCGAGCCCATGGGCGTGGTGCTGCAGATCACGCCGTGGAATGCGCCGGTCTTCACCGCGGGCTGGCAGATCGCGCCCGCGATCAGCATGGGCAATGCGGTGCTGCTCAAGCCCTCGGAGCTGACGCCGCTGACCTCGCTGGCGCTCGCGGTGATCGCCGAAGGCGCGGGGCTGCCGAAAGGCGTCGTCAACGTGCTCGCCGGCTTCGGCCACACCACCGGACAGGCGGCGCTGGCGCAGCCCGCGGTGAAGAAGGTCGTGTTCGTCGGCTCGGTGCCGACCGGGCGGCTGATCGGCGAAGCCGCGGCGCGGCGCCTCGTGCCGTCGGTGCTCGAGCTCGGCGGCAAGTCGGCCAACATCGTGTTCGATGACGCCGATCTGAAACGCGCCGCGGTTGGCGCGCAGGCCGCGATCTTCGGCGGCGCCGGCCAGAGCTGCGTCGCCGGCTCGCGGTTGCTGGTGCAGAGCGCGGTGTACGACCGCTTCGTCGATCTGGTCGCGCAGGGCGCCGCCAAGATCAGATGCGGCAATCCGCTGTCGCCTGACACCGAGGTCGGTCCGATCAACAACGCCAGGCAATATGACCATGTGCTGTCGCTGATCCGCGAGGGCGCGGAGGAGGGGGCTGAGATCGTCACCGGCAGTCATGGCGAGACCCAGTTCGGCGGCTACTACGTCAGCCCCACCGTGCTCAAGAACGTCACCAACGCCATGGGCATCGCGCGGAAGGAAGTGTTCGGCCCCGTCGTCGCCGCGATCCGCTTCGACACCGAAGAGGAGGCGATCGCCATCGCCAATGACAGCGAGTTCGGCCTCGCCGGTGCGGTCTGGACGAACGACGTCGCGCGCGCACACCGCGTTGCAGCTGGTGTCAAGGCCGGCACGTTCTGGATCAACGCCTACAAGACCATCAACGTCGCTTCGCCGTTCGGCGGCTACAACAACAGCGGCCATGGCCGCTCCTCCGGCGTCGAGGCGCTCTATGAATACACGCAGGTGAAGAGCGTGTGGGTCGAGACCGCGGCCGAGCCTGCGGCGGCGTTCGGCTACGCGCCTGGCATTCGCGAATGA
- a CDS encoding NAD(P)-dependent oxidoreductase: protein MGAVGIIGLGNMGRGMALTLKGAGFAVTGYDALAATREALAAEGIAIAAGIGAVVAAADIVILSLPTAEIVADVVEGADGILAHARPGVVIVDTSTSHPETSRRLAALLKTRGMGFVDAPVSGGPKGAASGTMTMVIGAEDDDLARVLPVLERMSARRVHVGSVGAGNVAKIVNNLLCAAHLLTSAEALRIANAAGVDAERLLEGLNAGSGRSGVTLVNVPNWILNGAFDSGFTMQLMRKDVRLAAQFIGELGLALPIAADTARIWADSAASIADPEDFNRIVELQLGPQSKP from the coding sequence GTGGGCGCGGTCGGCATCATCGGACTTGGCAATATGGGGCGCGGCATGGCGCTCACGCTGAAGGGCGCGGGCTTCGCCGTCACCGGTTATGACGCGCTCGCAGCGACGCGCGAGGCGCTGGCGGCCGAGGGCATCGCGATCGCCGCTGGCATCGGCGCGGTCGTCGCGGCCGCTGATATCGTCATCCTCTCGTTGCCGACGGCGGAGATCGTCGCTGATGTTGTGGAAGGCGCCGATGGCATTCTCGCCCATGCGCGGCCGGGCGTCGTGATCGTCGATACCTCGACGTCGCATCCCGAGACCTCGCGCCGGCTGGCTGCGCTGCTCAAGACCCGTGGCATGGGTTTCGTCGATGCGCCGGTCAGTGGCGGGCCGAAGGGCGCGGCGAGCGGCACGATGACGATGGTGATCGGTGCCGAGGATGACGATCTCGCGCGCGTGCTGCCGGTGCTGGAGCGCATGAGCGCCAGGCGCGTGCATGTCGGCAGCGTCGGCGCCGGCAACGTCGCCAAGATCGTGAACAATCTGCTTTGCGCGGCGCATCTGCTCACGTCAGCGGAAGCGCTGCGTATCGCCAATGCTGCTGGCGTCGATGCCGAGCGGCTGCTCGAAGGGCTCAACGCCGGCTCGGGACGATCAGGCGTGACGCTCGTCAACGTGCCCAACTGGATCCTCAACGGCGCGTTCGATTCCGGCTTCACCATGCAGCTGATGCGCAAGGACGTCAGGCTCGCGGCGCAGTTCATCGGCGAGCTAGGCCTCGCGCTGCCGATCGCAGCCGACACCGCACGCATCTGGGCCGACAGCGCCGCCAGCATCGCGGACCCCGAGGATTTCAACCGCATCGTCGAGCTGCAGCTCGGCCCTCAGTCGAAGCCGTGA